The proteins below are encoded in one region of bacterium:
- a CDS encoding PorV/PorQ family protein has translation MMQLQAKANNPSREGERRFQARNRLPAWLLLLASAVLVLPAHGQDGGTHPLFALGVGARAIGLGGATVAMPTDATTLYWNPGGLDFIQQKNVALFYTPLIDGTKYHFVGYVHPTLDYGTFGVGWLHWDVGDVKHVRDDGEILSESNTFGQDRIIIGGAKSLNFGLSVGANIKLDRQVISIQSDPTASVAFDLGAVYRPDLGEGVLEDLALGVALENLVMTPLTLGSTEETFPRLLRAGLAKPIRVGEGGDALNLSLCYEQRAQADSRMAFGSEYIYRNQAMLRAGYNGSVFSYGGGVVYQNFQIDYAMGKYASEESFGVFGMEHRVSLTIHFGRTKNELIQLARDREKDRIAKQIENQRRLEQQTEFDELMAKGRTYFQQQNFFQARLNFAQASNIFPNNEDALVWKNRAEKKMEEEEARKQAEIAQAEAAKVARADSMFVAQQLDKGKRYFDVEQYRQAIDAWEAGLVRVPDNAELRSWIERTKSLMENRVAEMRRRAQTYEAQGNNVEAIQTYNRLLNEAELGTAERNAIAAKVAELDRKLTIGQHFNQGVKYYIDRRYAEAIESFKRAKEAEPGNKTIDKYIWDAESRLNAREEAFASEDVRSKYVEALRLNKSGRSEEALKMLEEIQRQQRYNKRILDLIDLIRDKLRK, from the coding sequence ATGATGCAACTGCAAGCCAAAGCTAACAACCCCAGCCGTGAGGGCGAGCGGCGGTTTCAAGCGCGAAACCGCCTACCGGCCTGGCTCCTCCTTCTTGCCAGCGCTGTGCTCGTTTTGCCCGCGCATGGGCAGGATGGCGGCACTCATCCGCTGTTTGCCCTGGGCGTGGGCGCGCGCGCCATTGGATTGGGCGGCGCCACGGTTGCGATGCCGACGGATGCCACCACGCTCTATTGGAATCCCGGCGGCCTGGACTTCATCCAGCAGAAGAACGTCGCGCTGTTTTACACGCCCCTGATCGACGGCACGAAGTATCACTTCGTCGGCTATGTGCATCCCACGCTCGATTACGGCACCTTCGGGGTGGGCTGGTTGCACTGGGACGTGGGCGACGTCAAGCACGTGCGGGATGACGGCGAGATTCTGAGCGAGAGCAACACCTTCGGGCAGGATCGCATCATCATCGGCGGCGCCAAGAGCCTGAACTTCGGGCTTTCGGTCGGCGCCAATATCAAGCTTGACCGGCAAGTGATCTCAATCCAATCCGACCCCACTGCCAGCGTGGCGTTTGATCTCGGCGCGGTCTATCGCCCGGATCTCGGCGAAGGCGTGCTGGAGGATCTTGCGCTTGGTGTGGCGCTCGAGAATTTGGTGATGACACCGTTGACGCTCGGCTCCACTGAGGAGACTTTTCCGCGGCTGCTGCGCGCCGGACTCGCCAAGCCCATTCGCGTCGGCGAGGGCGGCGACGCCCTCAACCTCTCCTTGTGCTATGAACAGCGGGCGCAGGCCGACAGTCGCATGGCCTTCGGCAGCGAGTACATCTATCGCAACCAGGCCATGCTGCGCGCCGGATACAACGGCAGTGTCTTCAGCTATGGCGGCGGCGTCGTCTACCAAAATTTCCAGATCGACTACGCCATGGGCAAGTACGCCAGTGAAGAGAGCTTTGGCGTGTTCGGCATGGAACATCGCGTGAGCCTGACGATTCACTTCGGCCGCACGAAAAATGAGCTGATTCAGCTTGCGCGCGACCGGGAAAAAGACCGTATTGCTAAGCAGATTGAGAACCAGCGCCGTTTGGAGCAGCAAACGGAATTCGACGAGCTGATGGCCAAGGGCCGGACTTATTTTCAGCAGCAAAACTTCTTTCAAGCCCGCCTGAATTTCGCGCAGGCCAGCAACATCTTCCCCAACAACGAAGACGCGCTGGTGTGGAAGAACCGGGCGGAAAAGAAGATGGAGGAAGAAGAAGCGCGCAAGCAGGCGGAGATTGCCCAGGCCGAGGCCGCGAAAGTGGCGCGCGCCGACAGCATGTTCGTTGCGCAGCAGCTCGACAAGGGCAAGCGCTATTTCGATGTGGAGCAGTACCGCCAGGCCATCGACGCCTGGGAAGCCGGGCTGGTGCGCGTGCCGGATAACGCCGAGCTCAGGAGCTGGATCGAACGCACCAAGTCCCTGATGGAAAACCGCGTGGCGGAGATGCGCCGCCGCGCCCAAACCTATGAAGCCCAGGGCAACAACGTCGAAGCCATTCAAACGTACAACCGCCTGCTCAATGAAGCCGAGTTGGGGACCGCGGAGCGCAATGCCATCGCCGCCAAAGTGGCGGAGTTGGACCGCAAGCTCACCATCGGCCAGCATTTCAACCAGGGCGTGAAATACTACATCGACCGCCGCTATGCCGAGGCCATCGAATCATTCAAGCGCGCCAAGGAAGCGGAGCCCGGCAACAAGACCATCGACAAGTACATCTGGGACGCCGAATCACGCCTGAATGCGCGCGAGGAAGCCTTCGCGAGCGAGGACGTTCGCAGCAAGTACGTGGAAGCGCTGCGCCTCAACAAGAGCGGCCGTTCCGAGGAGGCGCTCAAGATGCTCGAGGAGATTCAGCGCCAGCAGCGCTACAACAAACGCATCCTGGACTTGATCGATCTGATTCGCGACAAGCTACGCAAGTGA